One part of the Streptomyces sp. NBC_00286 genome encodes these proteins:
- a CDS encoding ABC transporter substrate-binding protein: MKISNRNSSRGGRRIATAAAVSVVLALTATACGDDGSGAAGDKGAEGSGKGKITFWDNNGGVRTDIWKEIIADFEKANPDIDVEYVGIAATEYQSKVDTAIQGGSLPDVGGAGAAMLAGFAAQNALEPLDDRLSKSSLNGKLNEDMVKSLKAAGGDDDKLYSIPTSANNGVLYYRTDLFKAAGLEAPTTWDAFYKAAEELTDTKNNKFGYTIRGGPGSIAQALDAMYGQSGITSFWDSSGEKTTVNDPKNVEALEKYVGLYKKVTPAADLNNDFTKMVAQWDSGEIGMLNHNLGSYQDHVKALGVDKFRGIPQPIGPGGKRVQVSNPVDGLGLFKSSKNKEAAWKFIEFATSHAENSKFNKSAGQVPANTDAAKDPWVSEAEPTKLAAEALSDGSTTIVQLPYYLPDWNTISKTDNEPAFQKVMNGSMGAKEFLDTLADQLNTAQAEWNEQKG; this comes from the coding sequence ATGAAAATCAGTAACCGCAACAGCAGCAGGGGCGGACGGCGTATCGCCACGGCCGCCGCCGTGAGCGTCGTGCTCGCGCTGACCGCCACCGCCTGTGGCGACGACGGCAGCGGAGCGGCAGGTGACAAGGGCGCCGAGGGCAGCGGCAAGGGAAAGATCACCTTCTGGGACAACAACGGCGGTGTCCGCACCGACATCTGGAAGGAGATCATCGCCGACTTCGAGAAGGCCAACCCGGACATCGACGTCGAGTACGTCGGGATCGCCGCCACCGAGTACCAGTCCAAGGTCGACACGGCGATCCAGGGCGGCAGCCTGCCGGACGTCGGCGGCGCCGGCGCGGCGATGCTCGCCGGCTTCGCCGCCCAGAACGCGCTGGAGCCGCTGGACGACCGCCTCTCCAAGTCCTCCCTCAACGGCAAGCTCAACGAGGACATGGTCAAGTCGCTGAAGGCGGCCGGGGGCGACGACGACAAGCTGTACTCGATCCCGACCTCCGCCAACAACGGTGTCCTCTACTACCGCACCGACCTGTTCAAGGCGGCGGGCCTGGAAGCGCCGACCACCTGGGACGCCTTCTACAAGGCCGCCGAGGAACTCACCGACACCAAGAACAACAAGTTCGGCTACACCATCCGCGGCGGCCCCGGCTCCATCGCGCAGGCTCTGGACGCGATGTACGGGCAGTCCGGCATCACGTCCTTCTGGGACTCCAGCGGTGAGAAGACCACCGTCAACGACCCGAAGAACGTGGAGGCGTTGGAGAAGTACGTCGGCCTCTACAAGAAGGTCACTCCGGCCGCCGACCTCAACAACGACTTCACCAAGATGGTCGCCCAGTGGGACTCCGGCGAGATCGGCATGCTGAACCACAACCTGGGCTCCTACCAGGACCACGTGAAGGCGCTCGGCGTCGACAAGTTCCGGGGCATCCCGCAGCCGATCGGGCCCGGCGGCAAGCGGGTCCAGGTCTCCAACCCGGTCGACGGGCTCGGCCTGTTCAAGAGCTCGAAGAACAAGGAGGCCGCCTGGAAGTTCATCGAGTTCGCCACCTCGCACGCGGAGAACTCCAAGTTCAACAAGTCCGCGGGGCAGGTCCCGGCCAACACCGACGCCGCGAAGGACCCGTGGGTCTCCGAGGCCGAGCCGACCAAGCTGGCTGCCGAGGCGCTCAGTGACGGGTCGACGACGATCGTTCAGCTGCCGTACTACCTGCCGGACTGGAACACGATCTCCAAGACCGACAATGAGCCGGCCTTCCAGAAGGTCATGAACGGGTCGATGGGGGCGAAGGAGTTCCTGGACACGTTGGCCGATCAGCTGAACACGGCTCAGGCGGAGTGGAACGAACAGAAGGGCTGA
- a CDS encoding rhamnogalacturonan acetylesterase, with amino-acid sequence MSLSRRQVSTAAVVAVPLAVAASGPAVAATSSRGARRTLFIAGDSTAAQKYSDAAPETGWGMALPFFLRRDLPVANHAVNGRSSKSFVDEGRLDVILGAIRPGDLLLVQFGHNDSKAADPVRYTEPWTTYQDYLRLYVDGARARGARPVLATPVERRRFDASGNAVTSHGDYPAAMRALAERERVALLDLHALSLALWQKLGVEETKKYFNWTETEQDNTHFNPPGAVAVARLVAGELLHRRVLAPRDVRRLGDEVPSAWITWPQA; translated from the coding sequence GTGTCGCTCAGTCGTAGACAGGTCAGTACGGCGGCTGTTGTCGCCGTTCCGCTCGCCGTTGCCGCGAGCGGGCCCGCCGTTGCCGCCACGTCATCCCGTGGTGCGAGGCGGACCCTCTTCATCGCCGGTGACTCCACCGCCGCTCAGAAGTACTCCGACGCCGCTCCCGAGACCGGGTGGGGCATGGCCCTCCCGTTCTTTCTGCGGCGTGACCTACCGGTCGCCAACCATGCGGTGAACGGGCGGAGTTCGAAGAGCTTTGTCGACGAGGGGCGTCTCGACGTCATCCTCGGGGCTATTCGGCCCGGCGACCTGCTCCTCGTGCAGTTCGGGCACAACGACTCGAAGGCCGCCGATCCTGTGCGGTACACCGAGCCGTGGACTACGTACCAGGACTATCTGCGCCTGTACGTCGATGGGGCGCGGGCCCGAGGTGCTCGGCCCGTCCTCGCCACGCCCGTCGAGCGTCGGAGGTTCGACGCGAGCGGGAATGCCGTGACGAGTCACGGCGACTATCCCGCGGCCATGCGTGCGCTCGCCGAGCGGGAGCGCGTGGCGCTGCTCGACCTTCATGCCCTGTCGCTGGCGTTGTGGCAGAAGCTCGGGGTCGAGGAGACGAAGAAGTACTTCAACTGGACCGAGACCGAGCAGGACAACACGCACTTCAATCCTCCGGGGGCGGTTGCCGTTGCCCGGCTGGTGGCGGGGGAGTTGCTGCACCGGCGGGTGCTTGCGCCGCGGGACGTTCGTCGCTTGGGCGACGAGGTTCCCTCGGCCTGGATCACTTGGCCGCAGGCGTAG
- a CDS encoding pectate lyase family protein has product MRTRNWHAHAITAVIGCTALVLSVTGPTAQAKPRDFARETLAAGDGWGSEGAGTTGGAAADAEHVYTVTTWAEFKQALADGGNAPKIIKVKGMIDAVSEGCEAFVAQGYDLQQYLKDYDPAVWGNDRPASGPQEDARVASAANQNSQIKAFIPSNTTIVGVGKNSGILGGSLQIFGVSNVIMRNLTIEAPLDCFPKWDPTDDDNTGNWNSEYDAVVVYGTDHVWLDHNTFTDGRYPDSERPVYFGKVFQQHDGLTDIVRGSNHVTVSWNRYQDHDKNMLIGNSDSTAALDSGKLKVTMHHNRFDGILQRSPRVRFGQVDVYNNHYVVTEEQQDDYYVFGVGISSQLYATHNSLSLPPGAGVGKALKKWSEAPLTAEHNYVNGKLTDLIAVHNAEIPEETLQRGAGWTPTLRKKVDSPRAVPWIVGHGAGAGRIR; this is encoded by the coding sequence ATGCGCACCCGTAACTGGCATGCCCATGCCATCACAGCCGTCATCGGTTGTACCGCCCTCGTCCTCTCCGTCACCGGCCCCACCGCCCAAGCCAAGCCCCGCGACTTCGCGCGCGAGACCCTCGCCGCCGGGGACGGGTGGGGGTCGGAGGGTGCCGGCACTACCGGTGGAGCCGCCGCCGACGCCGAGCACGTCTACACCGTCACCACCTGGGCGGAGTTCAAGCAGGCGCTCGCCGACGGAGGCAACGCGCCGAAGATCATCAAGGTCAAGGGGATGATCGACGCCGTCTCCGAGGGCTGTGAGGCCTTCGTCGCCCAGGGGTACGACCTTCAGCAGTACCTGAAGGACTACGACCCTGCCGTCTGGGGCAACGACAGACCCGCCAGCGGCCCGCAGGAGGACGCACGGGTCGCTTCCGCCGCCAACCAGAACTCGCAGATCAAGGCCTTCATCCCCAGCAACACCACCATCGTCGGCGTCGGCAAGAACTCCGGGATCCTCGGCGGCAGCCTGCAGATCTTCGGCGTCTCGAACGTCATCATGCGCAACCTCACCATCGAGGCCCCGCTCGACTGCTTCCCGAAGTGGGACCCGACCGACGACGACAACACCGGCAACTGGAACTCCGAGTACGACGCCGTGGTCGTCTACGGCACCGACCATGTGTGGCTGGACCACAACACGTTCACCGACGGGCGCTACCCCGACAGCGAGCGGCCGGTCTACTTCGGCAAGGTCTTCCAGCAGCACGACGGGCTGACGGACATCGTGCGCGGCTCCAACCACGTGACCGTGTCCTGGAACCGCTACCAGGACCACGACAAGAACATGCTGATCGGGAACAGCGACAGCACCGCCGCCCTCGACTCCGGCAAGCTCAAGGTCACCATGCACCACAACCGCTTCGACGGGATCCTCCAGCGCTCTCCCCGGGTGCGGTTCGGACAGGTCGACGTCTACAACAACCACTACGTGGTGACCGAGGAGCAGCAGGACGACTACTACGTCTTCGGCGTCGGCATCTCCTCGCAGCTCTACGCCACCCACAACTCCCTCTCGCTGCCGCCCGGCGCCGGCGTCGGCAAGGCGCTGAAGAAGTGGAGCGAGGCCCCGCTGACGGCCGAGCACAACTACGTCAACGGGAAGCTGACGGATCTGATCGCCGTCCACAACGCGGAGATCCCCGAGGAGACGCTGCAGCGGGGCGCCGGCTGGACGCCGACGCTGCGCAAGAAGGTCGACTCGCCGCGGGCCGTTCCGTGGATCGTCGGCCACGGCGCCGGTGCGGGACGCATCCGCTGA
- a CDS encoding pectinesterase family protein — translation MPAPHLQLPLSRRGFLLAATGTGAALALATAPARADGRERPFGRYGSPAARRTPKTLYVDPRGQGDFTSVQAAVTAATGSGWTLVLAPGTYRETVAVDRTRTETTWIGASEDPRDVVIVYDNAAGTPKPGGGTYGTSGSATTTVQADGFTARDITFANDWLRAEHPEITGTQAVAIKVQGDRSAFWRCRFLGHQDTLYADSMALGTFARQYFAHCYAEGDVDFVFGRATAVYEHCRFHTLARDVDFTPKGMVFAPSTAGANPYGYLAVKCRITSGAEDGAYKLARPWVPSSDTTARPSLVVRDTWMGPGIDAAAPYTNMSSGFPWQDQRFAEYRNTGPGAEVLVPENRPQLAADQAELHTRETYLGDWRPCGRRR, via the coding sequence ATGCCCGCGCCTCACCTCCAACTTCCCTTGTCCAGAAGGGGCTTCCTCCTTGCGGCCACCGGAACGGGCGCCGCCCTCGCCCTCGCGACGGCTCCCGCTCGGGCCGACGGCAGAGAGCGCCCGTTCGGCCGGTACGGGTCACCGGCCGCCCGCCGCACCCCGAAGACCCTGTACGTCGACCCGCGCGGCCAGGGCGACTTCACCTCCGTACAGGCCGCCGTGACTGCCGCGACCGGCAGCGGCTGGACGCTGGTCCTGGCACCCGGCACCTACCGGGAGACGGTCGCCGTCGACCGCACCCGGACGGAGACGACCTGGATCGGCGCCTCGGAGGACCCCCGCGATGTCGTGATCGTGTACGACAACGCGGCCGGCACGCCCAAGCCCGGCGGCGGCACCTACGGCACCAGCGGGTCCGCCACCACCACCGTGCAGGCCGACGGGTTCACCGCGCGGGACATCACCTTCGCCAACGACTGGCTTCGCGCCGAGCATCCTGAGATCACCGGCACCCAGGCCGTCGCCATCAAGGTGCAGGGCGACCGCTCGGCGTTCTGGCGGTGCCGGTTCCTCGGGCACCAGGACACGCTGTACGCCGACTCGATGGCGCTCGGCACCTTCGCCCGGCAGTACTTCGCGCACTGTTACGCCGAGGGTGACGTCGACTTCGTCTTCGGGCGGGCGACCGCCGTGTACGAACACTGCCGCTTCCACACGCTGGCCCGGGACGTCGACTTCACGCCCAAGGGCATGGTGTTCGCGCCGTCCACGGCCGGTGCCAACCCGTACGGGTACCTGGCCGTGAAGTGCCGTATCACCAGCGGCGCGGAGGACGGGGCGTACAAGCTGGCCCGGCCCTGGGTGCCGAGTTCCGACACCACGGCGCGGCCTTCCCTCGTGGTGCGCGACACGTGGATGGGCCCGGGCATCGACGCGGCCGCGCCCTACACCAATATGTCCTCCGGCTTCCCCTGGCAGGACCAGCGGTTCGCCGAGTACCGCAACACGGGGCCCGGCGCGGAGGTCCTGGTTCCGGAAAACCGGCCTCAACTGGCTGCGGACCAAGCTGAGTTGCACACCCGCGAGACGTACCTCGGGGACTGGAGGCCGTGTGGGCGGCGGCGGTGA
- a CDS encoding dienelactone hydrolase family protein: MGGGGDRAQAPVGRRAFVAGAGAALWAAQSGMPGPAVAAEPAAGAAAVTGTAGTGAAGGIVEGNLPDFYPALKDELRFPLAWGNSPIRDFRTWRRVARAKVEELLVAGRDDTPYAPEFGDRAEADGYTRELVTFGLTRYGRVRGALLTPHGTGPFPAVLLLHDHGSKFDIGKEKLVRPWYDGEARLPSALEWADRCFSGRFVGDELARRGYVVLVLDALGWGDRGPLAYEQQQALASNLYNLGSSPAGLMAREDVRAAGFLAGLDRVDRRRVAALGFSMGAYRAWQTAALSDDVAAGVSVCWMTGLKEMMVPGNNTLRGQSAFHMLHPGLARHLDIPDVASIAAPKPLLFFNGGLDTLFPPEGVRVAYGKLRSVWRACRAESRLRLKTWPEVGHVFNSRMQDEVYAWLDEVL, encoded by the coding sequence GTGGGCGGCGGCGGTGACCGGGCACAGGCTCCCGTCGGGAGGCGGGCCTTCGTCGCGGGAGCGGGCGCCGCGCTGTGGGCCGCGCAGTCCGGTATGCCGGGGCCTGCCGTCGCCGCCGAGCCAGCAGCCGGCGCGGCGGCGGTGACGGGCACAGCGGGGACGGGCGCGGCAGGAGGCATCGTCGAAGGGAACCTTCCCGACTTCTACCCGGCCCTCAAGGACGAGCTCCGCTTCCCCCTCGCCTGGGGCAACTCCCCGATCCGCGACTTCCGCACCTGGCGCCGCGTCGCCCGCGCCAAGGTGGAGGAACTGCTCGTCGCCGGTCGCGACGACACCCCGTACGCCCCCGAGTTCGGCGATCGCGCCGAGGCCGACGGGTATACGCGCGAACTCGTCACCTTCGGCCTCACCCGGTACGGCCGGGTCCGTGGCGCCCTGCTCACCCCGCACGGCACCGGCCCCTTCCCCGCCGTCCTGCTCCTCCACGACCACGGCTCGAAGTTCGACATCGGGAAGGAGAAGCTGGTCAGGCCCTGGTACGACGGGGAGGCCCGGTTGCCGTCCGCGCTGGAGTGGGCGGACCGGTGCTTCAGCGGGCGGTTCGTCGGGGACGAGCTGGCCCGGCGGGGGTACGTCGTCCTCGTCCTGGACGCCCTCGGTTGGGGCGACCGCGGGCCTCTCGCCTACGAGCAACAGCAGGCGCTGGCAAGCAACTTGTACAACCTCGGCTCGTCGCCCGCCGGGCTCATGGCCCGCGAGGACGTACGCGCCGCCGGTTTCCTGGCCGGTCTCGACCGGGTGGACCGGCGGCGCGTCGCGGCCCTCGGGTTCTCCATGGGGGCGTACCGGGCGTGGCAGACGGCCGCGCTCAGCGACGACGTCGCGGCCGGGGTGAGCGTGTGCTGGATGACCGGGCTGAAGGAAATGATGGTGCCGGGCAACAACACGTTGCGTGGGCAGTCCGCGTTTCACATGCTGCACCCCGGGCTGGCCCGGCATCTCGACATACCGGATGTGGCGAGCATCGCCGCACCGAAGCCGTTGCTGTTCTTCAACGGCGGCCTCGACACGCTGTTTCCTCCGGAAGGCGTGCGGGTGGCTTACGGCAAGCTGCGCTCCGTTTGGCGCGCTTGCCGGGCCGAGTCGCGGTTGCGGCTGAAGACGTGGCCCGAGGTGGGCCACGTCTTCAACTCGCGTATGCAGGATGAGGTTTACGCCTGGCTGGACGAGGTCCTGTGA
- a CDS encoding family 43 glycosylhydrolase, whose translation MRPRTARTLLTSLSALLALFLSLLAAPPSPAQTAEQPVNKSAERATQKSKSKYAGYLFAYFTGEGTADGEQIRYALSRGNDPLHWRELNAGKPVLTSTIGEKGLRDPFVIRAPKGDKFYMIATDLRMYENSSGSWDDVQRHGSKSIMVWESTDLVNWTDQRLVKVSPDNAGNTWAPEAYWDEKLGEFVVFWASKLYAADDPDHTGSTYNKMMYATTKDFRTFSKPKVWNDPGYSVIDSTVVQHKGTYYRYTKDERDPNSSSPCAKFITGEKSRTLTSTKYDFVADCIGNGAMDRGEGPTVFKSNTENKWYLFIDEYGGRGYIPFETTDLDSGKWTPSQNYQLPTSPRHGTVMPVTQKEYDRLLAAYPESPTSIVDVTARDQEGYAIVTESANKVVLPMEPNADVRRLAPKLAVGAGAKVSPASGTRRDFRKPQTYTVTAADGTKRTWTVEAVPTRSPVLPGLYADPDVKYMNGRYWIYPTTDGFPGWSGTKFKAFSSKDLVHWKDHGEILDLGPDVSWADKNAWAPAIAERNGKYYFYFCAEQQIGVAVADSPAGPFKDALGKPLVAKGGQLQGQMIDPSVYTDDDGKSYLYWGNGRGYVVPLNDDMVSFDATKVKDITPDNFREGAFVIKRKGTYYYMWSEDDTRSENYHVAYATGPSPLGPWTKKGTILSKRPEYGIKATGHHSVVRTPGTDNWYMVYHRFALNGPGKAGGDGTHRETTIDRMEFAADGTIKPVVPTLESIKPVRK comes from the coding sequence ATGCGCCCCCGCACCGCCCGCACGCTCCTGACCTCCCTGTCAGCGCTGCTCGCCCTGTTCCTGAGCCTCCTGGCAGCCCCACCCAGTCCCGCACAAACCGCAGAACAGCCCGTCAACAAGAGCGCGGAGAGAGCCACGCAGAAGTCCAAGTCGAAGTACGCGGGCTATCTCTTCGCGTACTTCACCGGTGAAGGCACCGCCGACGGCGAGCAGATCCGCTACGCCCTCAGCCGCGGCAACGACCCGCTGCACTGGCGGGAGCTGAACGCCGGAAAGCCGGTGCTCACCTCCACCATCGGTGAGAAGGGTCTACGGGACCCATTCGTGATCCGCGCCCCCAAGGGCGACAAGTTCTACATGATCGCGACCGATCTGCGCATGTACGAGAACAGCAGCGGCAGTTGGGACGACGTCCAGCGCCACGGCAGCAAGTCCATCATGGTCTGGGAGTCCACAGACCTGGTGAACTGGACCGACCAGCGCCTGGTGAAGGTCTCCCCCGACAACGCGGGCAACACCTGGGCCCCTGAGGCCTATTGGGACGAGAAGCTCGGCGAGTTCGTCGTCTTCTGGGCCTCGAAGCTGTACGCCGCCGACGACCCGGACCACACGGGCTCGACGTACAACAAAATGATGTACGCGACCACGAAGGACTTCCGCACCTTCAGCAAGCCCAAGGTCTGGAACGACCCCGGCTACTCGGTCATCGACTCAACCGTCGTGCAGCACAAGGGCACGTACTACCGCTACACCAAGGACGAGCGCGACCCGAACTCCTCCAGCCCCTGCGCGAAGTTCATCACCGGGGAGAAGTCGCGGACGCTGACCTCCACGAAGTACGACTTCGTCGCGGACTGCATCGGCAACGGGGCGATGGACCGCGGCGAGGGCCCGACGGTCTTCAAGTCCAACACCGAGAACAAGTGGTACCTGTTCATCGACGAGTACGGCGGCCGCGGCTACATCCCCTTCGAGACCACCGACCTCGACTCGGGCAAGTGGACCCCGTCGCAGAACTACCAGCTGCCCACCAGCCCGCGCCACGGCACGGTCATGCCGGTAACGCAGAAGGAGTACGACCGCCTGCTTGCCGCGTATCCCGAAAGCCCCACCTCGATCGTCGACGTGACGGCGAGGGACCAGGAGGGGTACGCGATCGTCACGGAGTCCGCGAACAAGGTCGTCCTGCCGATGGAGCCGAACGCCGACGTCAGGCGCCTGGCGCCGAAGCTGGCGGTCGGCGCGGGGGCCAAGGTCAGCCCGGCCTCGGGCACGCGCCGCGACTTCCGCAAGCCGCAGACGTACACCGTGACGGCGGCGGACGGGACGAAGCGCACCTGGACGGTCGAGGCCGTCCCGACCCGCAGTCCCGTCCTGCCCGGCCTCTACGCGGACCCCGACGTCAAGTACATGAACGGCCGCTACTGGATCTACCCGACGACGGACGGCTTCCCCGGCTGGAGCGGCACCAAGTTCAAGGCCTTCTCATCAAAGGACTTGGTGCACTGGAAGGACCACGGCGAGATCCTCGACCTGGGCCCTGACGTGTCCTGGGCCGACAAGAACGCCTGGGCACCGGCGATAGCGGAGCGCAACGGCAAGTACTACTTCTACTTCTGCGCCGAGCAGCAGATCGGCGTCGCGGTCGCGGACTCCCCCGCCGGCCCGTTCAAGGACGCGCTGGGCAAGCCTCTGGTCGCCAAGGGCGGGCAGCTCCAGGGCCAGATGATCGACCCCTCGGTCTACACGGACGACGACGGCAAGTCGTACCTCTATTGGGGCAACGGGCGCGGCTATGTCGTCCCGCTGAACGACGACATGGTGTCCTTCGACGCGACCAAGGTGAAGGACATCACCCCGGACAACTTCCGCGAGGGCGCCTTCGTGATCAAGCGCAAGGGCACCTACTACTACATGTGGTCCGAGGACGACACCCGCAGCGAGAACTACCACGTCGCGTACGCCACCGGCCCGTCCCCGCTCGGCCCCTGGACCAAGAAGGGCACGATCCTCTCCAAGCGCCCCGAGTACGGCATCAAGGCCACCGGCCACCACTCGGTGGTGAGAACCCCCGGCACGGACAACTGGTACATGGTCTACCACCGCTTCGCCCTGAACGGCCCCGGCAAGGCAGGCGGCGACGGCACGCACCGCGAGACGACGATCGACCGCATGGAGTTCGCGGCGGACGGCACGATCAAGCCGGTGGTACCGACGCTTGAGTCGATCAAACCGGTACGGAAGTAG
- a CDS encoding right-handed parallel beta-helix repeat-containing protein: MLQSTGRHRRTRTLSIAAAVSVASGAGGVYLGLSDDGADAAPVRTVVVSSTAQLEAAVKAATPGTTIQVRGGTYYPTKTLKSSANGTSSARITLQAAPGAKVKIDGSKLPDGSWLAGIYGDHWTVENLTWQNAPAHGFVATSSAGGVFRNLVTANNGDSGFTLRGDGTTNNLVQNLDSYGNYDPSGHGQNADGIAVKFGSGTGNKITGARLYNNSDDGLDFWQFSSPVTVEHSWAFGNGENRWKDPAFEGNGNGFKLGGGGASVAHVVTHNAAWNNTKHGFTENSNTGAMSLNRNTAYANAGSGYYFATGKARLGKNLAVSNKGGTSKLGPSTVSAGNNWDKGIAAPALKSTNASTAYGARKEDGSLPATTFLTAGSTTIGSTMN, encoded by the coding sequence GTGCTCCAGAGCACTGGACGCCACCGCCGGACGCGCACCCTCTCCATTGCCGCCGCGGTGTCCGTCGCCTCGGGGGCGGGTGGCGTCTACCTCGGCCTCTCGGACGACGGAGCCGACGCCGCCCCCGTCAGGACGGTCGTCGTCTCCAGCACCGCTCAGCTCGAAGCCGCCGTCAAGGCCGCCACGCCCGGCACCACCATCCAGGTGCGCGGCGGCACGTACTACCCGACGAAGACCCTCAAGTCCTCGGCGAACGGAACCAGTTCGGCCCGTATCACCTTGCAAGCCGCTCCTGGGGCGAAGGTGAAGATCGACGGCTCGAAGCTGCCCGACGGCTCTTGGCTCGCCGGGATCTACGGCGACCACTGGACCGTCGAGAACCTCACCTGGCAGAACGCGCCGGCCCATGGCTTCGTCGCCACCTCCTCCGCCGGCGGAGTGTTCAGGAACCTCGTCACCGCGAACAACGGCGACTCCGGCTTCACACTGCGCGGCGACGGCACCACGAACAACCTCGTGCAGAACCTGGACAGTTACGGCAACTACGACCCGTCCGGACACGGCCAGAACGCCGACGGGATCGCCGTGAAGTTCGGCTCCGGCACCGGCAACAAGATCACCGGCGCCCGCCTCTACAACAACTCGGATGACGGTCTCGACTTCTGGCAGTTCTCCAGCCCCGTCACCGTCGAGCACTCCTGGGCCTTCGGAAACGGCGAGAACCGCTGGAAGGACCCGGCCTTCGAGGGCAACGGCAACGGCTTCAAGCTCGGCGGCGGAGGCGCCTCGGTCGCCCACGTCGTCACCCACAACGCGGCCTGGAACAACACGAAGCACGGCTTCACCGAGAACTCCAACACCGGTGCCATGAGCCTGAACCGCAACACCGCCTACGCCAACGCCGGTTCGGGCTACTACTTCGCCACCGGCAAGGCCCGGCTCGGCAAGAACCTCGCGGTGAGCAACAAGGGCGGCACGTCCAAGCTCGGCCCGTCCACCGTTTCCGCGGGCAACAACTGGGACAAGGGCATCGCCGCCCCGGCCCTCAAGTCCACCAACGCGTCCACCGCGTACGGCGCCCGCAAGGAGGACGGCTCGCTGCCCGCGACGACATTCCTGACGGCGGGCTCCACCACCATCGGTTCCACCATGAACTGA
- a CDS encoding pectate lyase has product MSSETQQRARHRRKLSRTQAIVGSLSALGLTGAAVLTTTMMSSANAAAQWPTPDGSEAVSKTIPVEGVKDGGMKRFYGSGDLAGDGQEEGGDPIFELADGATLKNVVIGKPGADGVHCKGSCTLQNVWWEDVGEDAATFRGGESATFTIKGGGAKHAEDKVLQHNGGGKLVVSDFVAEDFKSLYRSCGNCSTQYKRSVIFNSLEVTAPGGRLAGINSNYGDSAALRKVTITGDGGKEIVPCQKFKGNNSGDEPEEAGSDADGTHCNYKPSDITYK; this is encoded by the coding sequence ATGAGTTCAGAAACACAGCAGCGCGCACGCCATCGCCGCAAGCTCAGCCGGACACAGGCCATCGTCGGCAGCCTGTCCGCGTTAGGCCTGACCGGAGCGGCCGTCCTCACCACCACGATGATGTCGTCGGCCAATGCCGCGGCCCAGTGGCCGACCCCCGACGGCAGCGAGGCGGTCTCCAAGACGATCCCGGTGGAGGGCGTCAAGGACGGCGGCATGAAGCGCTTCTACGGCAGCGGCGACCTGGCCGGTGACGGTCAGGAGGAGGGCGGAGACCCGATCTTCGAGCTCGCGGACGGCGCGACGCTGAAGAACGTCGTCATCGGCAAGCCCGGCGCCGACGGCGTCCACTGCAAGGGCTCCTGCACGCTGCAGAACGTCTGGTGGGAGGACGTCGGCGAGGACGCCGCCACGTTCCGCGGCGGCGAGTCGGCCACCTTCACCATCAAGGGCGGCGGTGCGAAGCACGCCGAGGACAAGGTCCTCCAGCACAACGGCGGCGGCAAGCTCGTCGTCTCGGACTTCGTGGCGGAGGACTTCAAGAGCCTCTACCGCTCCTGCGGCAACTGCTCGACGCAGTACAAGCGCAGCGTGATCTTCAACAGCCTGGAGGTGACTGCTCCGGGCGGGCGTCTGGCCGGCATCAACAGCAACTACGGCGACTCCGCGGCCCTGCGCAAGGTGACCATCACCGGCGACGGCGGCAAGGAGATCGTGCCGTGCCAGAAGTTCAAGGGCAACAACAGCGGTGACGAGCCGGAGGAGGCGGGCTCGGACGCCGACGGCACGCACTGCAACTACAAGCCGTCCGACATCACCTACAAGTAG
- a CDS encoding SigE family RNA polymerase sigma factor — MGTVVDDAASVEFHDFFERHYAELARLAHLLTGESDAADDLAADALLAMWHRWDRVREADHPVAYARGVVANLARSRIRSAVRERRRVTLFWSQREESSENPDVPAVVDVQGALRSLPFRKRACVVLRHAFDLSEKDTALALGISVGTVKSQTSKGMAELQRLLGSADGPSQVHAAVLRTGGAGGRNP, encoded by the coding sequence GTGGGCACTGTCGTCGACGACGCCGCCTCCGTGGAGTTCCATGACTTCTTCGAGCGGCACTATGCCGAACTGGCGCGGCTGGCCCATCTGTTGACCGGCGAGTCGGACGCCGCCGACGATCTGGCGGCGGACGCGCTGCTCGCCATGTGGCACCGCTGGGACCGGGTGCGGGAGGCCGACCATCCGGTGGCGTACGCGCGCGGAGTGGTCGCCAATCTGGCGCGCAGCCGGATCCGCAGCGCGGTGCGGGAGCGCAGACGCGTCACGCTGTTCTGGTCGCAGCGCGAGGAGAGCAGCGAGAACCCGGATGTGCCGGCCGTCGTCGATGTCCAGGGGGCGCTGCGCAGTCTGCCGTTCCGCAAGCGGGCATGTGTGGTGCTACGTCACGCTTTCGACCTCTCGGAGAAGGACACCGCGCTCGCTCTCGGCATCTCCGTCGGTACGGTGAAGAGCCAGACGTCGAAGGGGATGGCCGAGTTGCAGCGGTTGCTGGGCAGTGCGGACGGCCCGAGCCAGGTGCACGCGGCGGTGCTGCGCACCGGTGGGGCCGGAGGGAGGAACCCGTGA